Proteins encoded by one window of Halobaculum halobium:
- a CDS encoding sodium:calcium antiporter, with product MVSLLPALGLVVVGTVIVWVAGGRLESASERLGAHYGLPAVVQGAVIAAVGSSFPELTSVVFSVLLYDNFDLGVGAIIGSAVFNILVIPGWSALRGRGLRADRDVVYKETQFYMLAVAVLLLTFSLGVIYVPQPVGGGLTSTLTRPLAIIPLALYGVYLFIQAQDVSDYDAPEVDDVNARRQWLLLIGSILGILVGVEALVEAAVSLEAALGVPSAIWGLTVVAAGTSLPDTVVSVRAAEAGRGPTSLANVLGSNTFDLLVAIPVGVLLVPGGRIDLDFGTAVPMMGFLTIATLGFLVVTRTDLELDRSEAVALLAMYGVFLLWMVMETLGVTRLVPGV from the coding sequence ATGGTCTCGCTGCTTCCCGCGCTCGGGCTCGTCGTCGTCGGCACCGTGATCGTCTGGGTCGCCGGCGGTCGGCTCGAATCCGCGAGCGAACGCCTCGGCGCCCACTACGGGCTTCCCGCGGTCGTCCAGGGCGCGGTCATCGCGGCGGTCGGCTCGTCGTTTCCGGAGCTGACGAGCGTCGTGTTTTCCGTACTGCTGTACGATAACTTCGATCTCGGGGTCGGCGCCATCATCGGTTCGGCGGTGTTCAACATCCTCGTGATCCCGGGGTGGAGCGCGCTCCGCGGGCGGGGGCTGCGTGCCGACCGCGACGTGGTGTACAAGGAGACGCAGTTCTACATGCTCGCGGTCGCGGTGCTGTTGCTCACCTTCTCGCTGGGCGTGATCTACGTCCCCCAACCGGTCGGCGGCGGCCTCACGTCAACGCTGACACGGCCGCTGGCGATCATTCCGCTCGCGCTGTACGGCGTCTACCTGTTCATCCAGGCGCAGGACGTGTCCGATTACGACGCTCCGGAGGTCGACGACGTGAACGCTCGCAGGCAGTGGTTGCTCCTGATCGGGTCGATCCTCGGCATTCTCGTCGGCGTCGAGGCGCTCGTGGAGGCGGCGGTGTCGCTGGAAGCCGCGCTCGGAGTCCCCTCGGCGATCTGGGGATTGACCGTCGTCGCCGCCGGGACGAGCCTTCCCGACACGGTCGTCTCGGTTCGGGCCGCGGAGGCGGGCCGCGGGCCGACCAGCCTCGCGAACGTCCTCGGGAGCAACACCTTCGACCTCCTCGTCGCCATCCCCGTCGGCGTCCTGTTGGTCCCCGGCGGTCGAATCGACCTCGACTTCGGCACCGCCGTTCCGATGATGGGGTTTCTCACGATCGCGACGCTGGGATTCCTCGTCGTCACCCGAACCGACCTCGAACTCGACCGGTCGGAGGCCGTCGCCCTGCTCGCCATGTACGGCGTGTTCCTCCTCTGGATGGTGATGGAGACACTCGGCGTGACACGGTTGGTCCCGGGCGTCTGA
- a CDS encoding PhzF family phenazine biosynthesis protein, with the protein MTGPRFHAVDGGPPSARGTVFHVVDVFARDGERFTGNQLAVFRDAGDIDTAEALALTRETTFSECTFVDGRTDGGYDVRIFDPAEEIPFAGHPTLGTAAVLRERTDDDPGDRLLLNLGVGPIDVWVEERADDDRADGVEEYWMRQIPPEFGERVGADAIAPVLGLDAADVDAGAPVQSVSTGLATLVVPLTSVEAVERAATTEPQYGEFIEAFGEHNVLVVARGGVDGGDLHARVFADYAGVPEDPATGSAAGCLAGWLLEHDYLGDGPVAATVEQGYELGRPSTLRLRAARDADGTLAIEVGGAVVPVAEGRLV; encoded by the coding sequence ATGACGGGTCCCCGATTCCACGCCGTCGACGGCGGTCCGCCGTCTGCTCGTGGAACAGTGTTCCACGTAGTCGACGTGTTCGCCCGCGACGGCGAGCGGTTCACGGGCAACCAACTCGCCGTCTTCCGCGACGCCGGCGACATCGACACGGCGGAGGCGCTCGCGCTCACTCGCGAGACCACCTTCTCTGAGTGCACCTTCGTCGACGGCCGAACCGACGGCGGCTACGACGTGCGCATCTTCGATCCCGCCGAGGAGATCCCGTTCGCGGGCCACCCCACGCTCGGAACGGCGGCCGTCCTCCGGGAACGCACCGACGATGACCCGGGCGACAGGCTGCTGCTGAATCTCGGTGTCGGCCCGATCGACGTGTGGGTCGAGGAACGAGCTGACGACGATCGAGCCGACGGCGTCGAGGAGTACTGGATGCGCCAGATCCCGCCGGAGTTCGGCGAGCGCGTGGGCGCCGACGCGATCGCGCCCGTGCTCGGTCTCGACGCCGCGGACGTTGACGCCGGCGCGCCGGTGCAGTCGGTGTCGACCGGCCTCGCGACGCTGGTTGTCCCGCTGACCTCCGTCGAGGCCGTCGAACGAGCCGCGACGACGGAGCCGCAGTACGGCGAGTTCATCGAGGCGTTCGGCGAGCACAACGTGCTGGTCGTCGCCCGCGGCGGCGTCGACGGCGGCGACCTCCACGCCCGGGTGTTCGCCGACTACGCCGGAGTCCCGGAGGACCCCGCGACTGGTTCTGCGGCGGGCTGTCTCGCGGGCTGGCTGCTCGAACACGACTACCTCGGCGACGGTCCGGTCGCGGCGACCGTCGAACAGGGGTACGAGCTAGGTCGTCCGTCGACGCTCCGGCTGCGGGCCGCGCGCGACGCTGACGGCACGCTGGCGATCGAAGTCGGCGGGGCGGTCGTGCCGGTCGCTGAGGGCCGGCTGGTATAG
- the dph2 gene encoding diphthamide biosynthesis enzyme Dph2: MSQRSEGDLTNTGMSLKHDREWDYELDRIVEAVEERDADKVGLQFPEGLKRRAPAVADDLRELTEDVTYLISGQPCYGACDLDTFLMRRCDVFVHFGHSPMKESDKIIYVPLFSNVDPFPIMEESLEELEDPEDDPNVGLVTTAQHMNLFGDMVEWLEERGYEVHTRRGDDRLTHEGQVLGCNYASADIDADQVLYVGGGKFHPLGLAMEHPEKTVVIGDPVNNVVTIADTEKFLKQRYGAVHRAMDADTFGVIFCTKIGQGRWDQAEEIVENNDNAHLITMDEVTPDRLRNFDFDAFVNTGCPRITTDDGPRFHKPMLTPGEYEIAVGNKPLEDLSFDTFHGTW; encoded by the coding sequence ATGAGCCAGCGGAGCGAGGGCGACCTCACCAACACGGGGATGTCGCTCAAACACGACCGCGAGTGGGACTACGAACTCGACCGCATCGTCGAGGCGGTCGAGGAGCGCGACGCCGACAAGGTCGGCCTCCAGTTCCCCGAGGGGCTGAAGCGCCGCGCGCCCGCGGTCGCCGACGACCTCCGAGAGCTGACAGAGGACGTGACGTACCTCATCTCGGGGCAGCCGTGTTACGGGGCGTGCGACCTCGACACCTTCCTGATGCGCCGGTGTGACGTGTTCGTCCACTTCGGCCACTCGCCGATGAAGGAGTCGGACAAGATCATCTACGTCCCCCTGTTCTCGAACGTCGACCCGTTCCCGATCATGGAGGAATCGCTCGAGGAACTGGAGGACCCCGAGGACGACCCGAACGTCGGACTCGTCACGACCGCCCAGCACATGAACCTCTTCGGCGACATGGTCGAGTGGCTGGAGGAGCGCGGGTACGAGGTCCACACCCGCCGCGGCGACGACCGCCTCACCCACGAGGGGCAGGTGCTCGGCTGCAACTACGCCAGCGCCGACATCGACGCCGATCAGGTGCTGTACGTGGGCGGCGGGAAGTTCCACCCCCTCGGCCTCGCCATGGAGCACCCCGAGAAGACGGTCGTCATCGGCGACCCCGTCAACAACGTCGTCACGATCGCCGACACCGAGAAGTTCCTCAAGCAGCGCTACGGCGCGGTCCACCGGGCGATGGACGCAGACACCTTCGGCGTCATCTTCTGCACGAAGATCGGCCAGGGCCGCTGGGACCAAGCCGAGGAGATCGTCGAGAACAACGACAACGCCCACCTCATCACGATGGACGAGGTGACGCCGGACCGCCTCCGCAACTTCGACTTCGACGCGTTCGTCAACACGGGCTGCCCGCGGATCACCACCGACGACGGGCCGCGCTTCCACAAGCCGATGCTCACCCCCGGCGAGTACGAGATCGCGGTGGGGAACAAGCCGCTCGAGGACCTTTCGTTCGACACGTTCCACGGGACCTGGTAG
- a CDS encoding MBL fold metallo-hydrolase has translation MSDASDPRITSDWGDWLPRTIEAAEPDGVAVWYLGCNGFVLKGADETSIWIDPYVGLGDPPRTVRMIPVPFDPADVYDADAVLATHEHTDHTHGPSQAPILANSGAPFYAADESLAVTDEEGWTDDWAVDDEQLVDVEEGDSFSVGSFEIDVVEVNDADATHPVGYVIRYGDTTVFHGGDTKPHDGFAALGSEYDIDLAIVAFGTVGRVPDKQTREPHRTRWYCDENQAVEVAEALRADRMLPSHWDMWKGLTADPTALHEHVRSFEYPERLDIVEIGDRIDL, from the coding sequence ATGAGCGACGCGAGCGACCCACGGATCACGTCCGACTGGGGCGACTGGCTCCCGCGAACGATCGAGGCCGCCGAACCCGACGGCGTGGCCGTCTGGTACCTCGGCTGTAACGGCTTCGTGCTGAAGGGCGCAGACGAGACGAGCATCTGGATCGACCCGTACGTCGGTCTGGGCGACCCGCCGCGCACTGTCCGGATGATCCCGGTGCCGTTCGACCCCGCGGACGTGTACGACGCCGACGCGGTACTGGCTACCCACGAGCACACCGACCACACGCACGGCCCCTCGCAGGCGCCGATCCTGGCGAACTCGGGGGCGCCGTTCTACGCCGCCGACGAGTCGCTGGCGGTCACCGACGAGGAGGGATGGACCGACGACTGGGCGGTCGACGACGAGCAGCTCGTCGACGTGGAGGAGGGAGACTCCTTCTCCGTCGGCAGCTTCGAGATCGACGTCGTGGAGGTCAACGACGCTGACGCGACCCACCCGGTCGGGTACGTGATCCGATACGGAGACACGACAGTCTTCCACGGCGGAGACACCAAGCCGCACGACGGGTTCGCCGCCCTCGGCAGCGAGTACGACATCGACCTCGCGATCGTCGCGTTCGGCACCGTCGGCCGCGTTCCCGACAAGCAGACGCGTGAGCCCCACCGGACGCGGTGGTACTGCGACGAGAACCAAGCCGTCGAGGTCGCCGAGGCGCTTCGTGCCGACCGCATGCTCCCGAGCCACTGGGACATGTGGAAGGGGCTGACGGCCGATCCGACCGCGCTCCACGAGCACGTCCGCAGCTTCGAGTACCCTGAGCGACTCGATATCGTCGAGATCGGCGACCGGATCGATCTCTGA
- a CDS encoding universal stress protein — protein MDHALAVVGPTETAKTLTLEAGELAAGVDADLTLLYVADEDEYDEQREQLAQVTRGDSTYSVGQAVEGARAYAADIGREVLEDIDIEYEAVGTVGDRAETVLSEARRRGCDHVFVAGRKRSPTGKALFGDDTQRIILDAEMPVTVVTE, from the coding sequence ATGGACCACGCCCTCGCCGTTGTCGGGCCGACCGAAACCGCGAAGACACTGACCCTGGAAGCCGGCGAACTCGCCGCCGGCGTGGACGCCGACCTCACGCTGCTGTACGTAGCCGACGAGGACGAATACGACGAGCAGCGCGAACAGCTCGCGCAAGTCACCCGCGGCGACTCCACCTACAGCGTCGGACAGGCCGTCGAGGGTGCGCGGGCGTACGCCGCCGACATCGGTCGGGAGGTGCTGGAGGATATCGATATCGAGTACGAAGCGGTTGGAACCGTCGGCGACCGCGCCGAGACCGTCCTCTCGGAGGCGCGTCGACGCGGCTGCGACCACGTTTTCGTCGCCGGCCGCAAGCGATCGCCGACCGGAAAGGCGCTGTTCGGCGACGACACCCAGCGCATCATCCTCGACGCGGAGATGCCCGTCACCGTGGTTACCGAGTAG
- a CDS encoding ATP-binding protein, whose amino-acid sequence MTAHPPHIVYVSSGAGNRDRVAGELHRELTEATVTTVTSGDAAFDVLTGARRVDCVVSALELPSGNGLDLLAAVRAETPGLPFVLFADAEGERPASDAIEAGVSEYVRMDGPAAHRTLARRVRESLGRHAADDAGVTRERYELLVERADDPMAVLEDGRYRVVNDACAELVGLPRERILGSTDAELFPAEVAEALREHSDRALADGERREHRIETDASGETRVLDVVHFTGSEVADRSVVGRVARDVTEHVDRERLLREERNRLEALASSVAHDARNAIQLIRGRASLAEDSLPAGADQSKEHLHTLESGVDRLEDLVASLESLRGMNDPVTDPDPVSIADAARDAWETVTAPEAVLQIHADPTVLGDPARVRTLLENLFRNSVEHAPSPDGRRAEPPADRAECRDGPEAAADPGGGSAIGRSNPSVTVTVDALDDASGFAVSDDGSGIPETERDRVLTFGYSPTGGTGLGLGIVSGIADAHGWDIDVTDAESGGARFEIRRETLDSFVS is encoded by the coding sequence ATGACAGCTCATCCCCCGCACATCGTGTACGTCAGTTCAGGTGCGGGGAACCGCGACCGGGTCGCGGGGGAACTACACCGCGAGCTGACGGAAGCGACGGTGACGACCGTCACGTCCGGAGACGCGGCGTTCGACGTTCTCACGGGCGCACGGCGAGTCGACTGCGTCGTCAGCGCGCTGGAACTTCCGAGCGGAAACGGGCTCGACCTCCTCGCGGCGGTGCGCGCGGAAACGCCGGGACTCCCGTTCGTCCTGTTCGCCGATGCGGAAGGCGAGCGGCCCGCGAGCGATGCGATCGAGGCCGGGGTCTCCGAGTACGTTCGGATGGATGGCCCAGCCGCCCATCGGACGCTGGCTCGTCGCGTCCGTGAGAGTCTCGGACGACACGCGGCCGACGACGCCGGCGTGACTCGCGAACGCTACGAGCTGCTCGTCGAGCGGGCCGACGACCCGATGGCGGTGCTCGAGGACGGTCGATACCGAGTGGTCAACGACGCGTGCGCCGAACTCGTCGGCCTCCCCCGCGAGCGGATACTCGGTTCAACCGACGCCGAGCTGTTCCCCGCTGAGGTAGCAGAAGCCCTCCGCGAGCACAGCGACCGTGCGCTCGCCGACGGCGAGCGCCGCGAACACCGCATCGAGACGGACGCGAGCGGCGAGACGCGCGTGCTCGACGTCGTCCACTTCACGGGGAGTGAGGTGGCCGACCGCTCGGTGGTCGGCCGAGTGGCGCGTGACGTGACCGAACACGTCGATCGGGAACGCCTCCTCCGCGAAGAGCGCAACCGACTCGAAGCCTTGGCGAGTTCGGTCGCTCACGACGCGCGAAACGCGATCCAGCTCATTCGCGGCCGAGCCTCGCTCGCAGAGGATTCACTGCCCGCAGGCGCTGACCAGTCCAAGGAACACCTGCACACGCTGGAGAGCGGAGTGGACCGATTGGAAGACCTCGTGGCGTCACTGGAGTCGTTGCGTGGCATGAACGACCCCGTGACCGACCCCGACCCGGTGTCGATCGCCGATGCCGCGCGGGACGCCTGGGAGACCGTCACCGCCCCAGAGGCGGTGCTGCAGATCCATGCCGACCCGACGGTACTCGGGGACCCGGCTCGCGTCCGAACGCTGCTTGAGAACCTCTTCAGAAACAGCGTCGAACACGCCCCATCGCCGGACGGACGCCGCGCCGAACCGCCGGCAGACCGCGCCGAATGCCGCGACGGTCCCGAAGCCGCTGCCGATCCCGGCGGGGGGTCGGCGATCGGCCGATCCAATCCGTCCGTGACCGTAACCGTCGACGCGCTCGACGACGCCAGCGGGTTCGCCGTGAGCGACGACGGGAGCGGGATACCCGAGACCGAACGGGACCGCGTGTTGACGTTCGGCTACTCCCCGACAGGCGGGACCGGACTCGGACTCGGGATCGTCTCGGGGATCGCGGACGCCCACGGCTGGGACATCGACGTCACTGACGCCGAGTCCGGGGGTGCGCGCTTCGAGATCCGCCGGGAAACGCTCGACTCGTTCGTCTCCTGA
- a CDS encoding BtpA/SgcQ family protein yields the protein MFDSLFADGGQAVIGMVHLTALPGAPKYDGDREAIVDAAERDARRLAAGGVDAIMVENFGDAPFYPDDLPKHVVADMTRATRAVVETVDVPVGVNVLRNDGDAAVSVAAAAGADFVRINIHTGARVTDQGVIDGKAHETMRLRERLDADVAVLADHDVKHSAPIAARGFSAESVADGVERGLADAVVVSGSGTGHATERSDLEHAVERRDANDLDTPVLVGSGVTPDSVADILDLADGVIVGTALKEDGDVGNPVSETRVRELVEAADA from the coding sequence ATGTTCGACTCGCTGTTCGCGGACGGCGGCCAGGCGGTTATCGGAATGGTGCACCTCACTGCGCTCCCCGGAGCGCCGAAGTACGACGGCGACCGCGAGGCGATCGTCGACGCCGCCGAGCGCGACGCGCGTCGGCTCGCAGCGGGCGGCGTCGACGCGATCATGGTCGAGAACTTCGGCGACGCGCCGTTCTACCCGGACGACCTGCCAAAGCACGTCGTCGCGGACATGACCCGAGCGACCCGAGCGGTCGTCGAGACGGTCGACGTGCCCGTGGGCGTCAACGTCCTCCGCAACGACGGCGACGCCGCGGTGTCGGTGGCGGCCGCGGCGGGAGCCGACTTCGTCCGCATCAACATCCACACCGGCGCTCGCGTGACCGACCAAGGCGTAATCGACGGGAAGGCCCACGAGACGATGCGCCTGCGCGAGCGCCTCGACGCCGACGTCGCGGTGCTCGCCGACCACGACGTGAAACACTCCGCACCGATCGCCGCGCGGGGATTCAGCGCCGAGTCCGTCGCAGACGGCGTCGAACGGGGACTCGCAGACGCAGTCGTTGTCAGCGGCAGCGGGACCGGCCACGCCACCGAGCGCTCGGATCTGGAGCACGCGGTCGAGCGACGCGACGCGAACGACCTCGACACCCCGGTACTCGTCGGGAGCGGCGTCACTCCGGACTCCGTCGCGGATATCCTCGATCTCGCCGACGGCGTCATCGTCGGCACGGCACTCAAGGAGGACGGCGACGTCGGTAACCCGGTTTCCGAGACCCGCGTGCGGGAACTGGTCGAAGCCGCGGACGCATAG